In Elephas maximus indicus isolate mEleMax1 chromosome 15, mEleMax1 primary haplotype, whole genome shotgun sequence, the following are encoded in one genomic region:
- the KCNS2 gene encoding potassium voltage-gated channel subfamily S member 2 has product MTGQSLWDASETNVEDVEIRINVGGFKRRLRSHTLLRFPETRLGRLLLCHSREAILELCDDYDDVQREFYFDRNPELFPYVLHFYHTGKLHVMAELCVFSFSQEIEYWGINEFFIDSCCSYSYHGRKVEPEQEKWDEQSDQESTTSSFDEILAFYNDASKFDGQPLGNFRRQLWLALDNPGYSALSRVFSVLSILVVLGSIITMCLNSLPDLQIPDSQGNPGEDPRFEIVEHFGIAWFTFELVARFAVAPDFLKFFKNALNLIDLMSIVPFYITLVVNLVVESTPTLANLGRVAQVLRLMRIFRILKLARHSTGLRSLGATLKYSYKEVGLLLLYLSVGISIFSVVAYTIEKEENEDLATIPACWWWATVSMTTVGYGDVVPGTTAGKLTASACILAGILVVVLPITLIFNKFSHFYRRQKQLESAMRSCDFGDGMKEVPSINLRDYYAHKVKSLMASLTNMSRSSPSELSLSDSLH; this is encoded by the coding sequence ATGACCGGCCAGAGCCTGTGGGACGCGTCGGAGACCAACGTCGAGGATGTAGAGATCCGCATCAATGTGGGCGGCTTCAAAAGGAGGCTGCGCTCGCACACGCTGCTGCGCTTCCCTGAGACGCGCCTGGGCCGCCTGCTGCTCTGCCACTCGCGCGAGGCCATTCTGGAGCTCTGCGATGACTACGACGATGTCCAGCGTGAGTTCTACTTCGACCGCAACCCCGAGCTTTTCCCTTACGTGCTGCATTTCTACCACACGGGCAAGCTTCATGTCATGGCCGAGCTGTGCGTCTTCTCCTTCAGCCAGGAGATTGAGTACTGGGGCATCAACGAGTTCTTTATCGACTCCTGCTGCAGCTACAGCTACCACGGCCGCAAAGTGGAGCCCGAGCAGGAGAAGTGGGATGAGCAGAGCGACCAGGAGAGCaccacatcctcttttgatgaAATCCTGGCTTTCTACAATGACGCCTCCAAGTTTGATGGGCAGCCCCTGGGCAACTTTCGCAGGCAGCTGTGGCTGGCATTGGACAACCCCGGCTATTCGGCCCTGAGCAGGGTCTTCAGCGTCCTGTCCATCCTGGTTGTGTTGGGGTCCATCATCACCATGTGCCTCAATAGCCTGCCGGACTTGCAGATCCCTGACAGCCAGGGCAACCCTGGTGAGGACCCCAGGTTTGAAATCGTGGAGCACTTTGGCATTGCATGGTTTACATTTGAGCTGGTGGCCAGGTTTGCTGTGGCCCCTGACTTCCTCAAGTTCTTTAAGAATGCTCTAAACCTTATTGACCTCATGTCCATTGTCCCCTTTTACATCACTCTGGTGGTGAACCTGGTGGTGGAGAGCACACCTACCTTGGCCAACTTGGGCAGGGTGGCCCAGGTCCTGAGGCTGATGCGAATTTTCCGTATCTTGAAGCTGGCCAGACATTCCACTGGCCTCCGTTCTCTGGGGGCCACCTTGAAGTACAGTTACAAAGAAGTAGGGCTGCTCTTGCTTTACCTCTCCGTGGGGATTTCCATCTTCTCTGTGGTGGCCTACACCATTGAAAAAGAGGAGAATGAGGACCTGGCCACCATTCCCGCCTGTTGGTGGTGGGCCACCGTCAGTATGACCACTGTGGGATATGGAGATGTGGTCCCAGGGACCACAGCAGGGAAGCTGACCGCCTCTGCCTGCATCTTGGCAGGTATCCTAGTGGTAGTGCTGCCCATCACCTTGATCTTCAATAAGTTCTCCCACTTTTACAGGCGCCAGAAGCAACTTGAGAGTGCCATGCGTAGCTGTGACTTTGGGGATGGAATGAAGGAGGTCCCGTCAATCAATTTAAGGGACTACTATGCCCATAAAGTAAAATCCCTCATGGCAAGCCTGACGAACATGAGCAGGAGCTCACCAAGTGAACTAAGTTTGAGTGATTCCTTACATTAG